The genomic window CTTGCACCGGAAACATTTAATACTCCAAGCTTTCAAGTCTTCAAGCAAGTTATTGGTAGTGTGCGTAGTTTTAGTACCACAACAACTACTACTAGCAAAAAAGAGCAATATGACGGCTTAGTTGTACTAGCACCTGCTAAAAAGTAATATAGCAATCCTATGCAGATTCATAAACATTAACCGTAGGGGCGCAATGCATTGCGCCCCTACAACTAAAAATATCTAAAATAACTCTACCTTCTCAAATTGCTTTAGATTTTGAGCATTTGCTGCTTCTCCGCAAGTACGGGGTGTGGGAAATATTTTATCGGGATTAGCTAAACCTTTCGGGTTAAATGCTGTGCGAATATACTGCATAGTTTCTAAATCTACTTCTGTAAACATATTCGGCATATAACACTTTTTATCTGCGCCAATCCCATGTTCTCCCGAAAGACTACCGCCGACTTGGACGCAAAGTTTGAGAATATCGCCGCCTAATTCTTCGACTTTTTCAAAAGCCCCAGGAACAGCATTATCGTAAAGAATTAGCGGGTGCAAGTTGCCATCTCCGGCGTGAAATACGTTAGCAATTTTGTAACCGTATTTTTTACTCAAGTTTTCAATTTCTTGCAATACAAATGATAACTTAGTGCGAGGAATTACCCCATCTTGGACGTAATAATCGGGGCTGAGATGTCCCGCCGCCGCAAAAGCTGCTTTACGCCCTTTCCATAATTTATTGCGCGTTTCTATATCCTTTGCAGAAGTAACATTTCTCGCGCCGTTTTGTTTACAAATAGCTGCAATTCTCTTTTTCATTTCGTCTACTTCTACTTGCAAACCATCTACTTCTACAAGTAAAATTGCCTCGGCATCGCGGGGATAGCAATTTGTTGCTAATACATCCTCTACAGCGTTAATGCTGAGATTGTCCATCATCTCCATTCCCGCCGGAATTATCCCTGCGCTGATGATATCGGAAACCGCCGCCGCCGCCGCTTCAATGCTGGTAAAGTCTGCTAGTAAAACGCAAATTGATTCGGCAGTTTTGAGGATTTTTAAAGTAATTTCTGTAGCAATTCCTAACGTGCCTTCCGAACCAACAAATACTCCGGTAAGATCGTAACCAGGCATCTCTGGTATTTGTCCGCCTACATCAGTGATAGAACCATCGGGCAATACTAACTTTAGTCCCAAAACGTGGTTAGTTGTTACGCCGTATTTCAGGCAATGTACGCCCCCGGAGTTTTCCGCGACGTTACCACCAATAGAACAAATAATTTGACTAGAAGGGTCGGGGGCATAGTAAAACCCCGCACCGCTTACAGCTTGCGTTACCCAGTTGTTAATTACCCCAGGCTGTACAGTAACTCGCTGATTTTCTAAATCAATATCAATAATTTGCCGCATTAAAGCTGTAACAATTAGTACGCAATTTTCTGTAGGCAGTGCGCCACCTGATAAGCCCGTACCCGCACCCCGCGCAATAAATGCTATAGAATTGCGATCGCATACCTTAACTATCTCTGCTACTTGTTCGGTGGTTCTTGGTAATACCACAACTTCCGGGCGCTGCCGATAGCTAGCTAATCCGTCGCACTCATAGGTTATCAATTCTTCCCGGCGCTGCACTACGCCCTTTGTACCTACAATTGCCTCAAATTGCTTAATTATTGGCTTCCAGTTGCGTTGCTTGCTTGCTTCAACTAACATTAAAGGCTTTCCAGTATTAATCTTTATATCTATGATGAATTAAATTTTTGTGTATTTTTGTAAAAATTTTTAATTCTTATTAGACTTTTGCTTGTGTATTTTTGCCTATTGACATACAATTATATAATCGAGATATCAGCAAAAATATTATTAGGGCAAATATTTCCCATTATAACATAAATTTTAAACCAAAAAGCCGCCCAAGTCAAGCCCCATACCTTATTTAATCAACTTTTTTGCCAGTAAAAACTCGCTGACAACTTGTTTAACATTTTGCTTTTCGCCTTCGACTAGGTAATTCAAGCGCTGCATTTGTTTTTCATCAATTAAACCGCTTAGTTGCGCGATCACACTTTGCAATTCTGGATGTTGTTTTAAAACAGATTGACGCACAATTGGCGTAGCTTCGTAGGGTGGAAAGTATTGCTTATCGTCCGTTAGCACCACCAAATCTAAGCGGGGAATTGCGCCATCGGTAGAGTTTCCGGCAACTATATCTACTTGCTTTTGCTGCAATGCTTGGTAAAGTAAACCTAAGTCAATAATTTTAGGTGGCTTTGTAAACTTGAGATTATAGGTTTTGCTAAGTCCTGGTAAACCGTCTTCTCTTTCACTAAACTCATAACCAAAACCTGCTTGCCATTGGGGAGTATATTTAGCCGCTTGAGAGATTGTTTGCAGGTTTTTTGCTCTAGCCTCATCGCCGCGAATAATCATGGCAAAAGTATTTTGAAAACCCAAAGGCGGCATAACTTCTAACTGAAACTGCTTTGCATAATCTTGTTTTAATTGCTGATAAACTTTTTGGGGATCGGTAATTGCTTTTTGCTTCAAAATAGTAGTAAAAGCTGTACCTGTATACTCAACATAAGCATCAATTTGTCCGGCTTTAATTGCTTCGTGACAAATAAACGTGCCGCCAAGATGCAGGCGACGATTGACTTTGAGCTTAGTATTGGCTTCAATATGCTGCACTAAAAGTTCGCCTAAAATATCTTGCTCGGTAAAATCTTTAGAGCCAATGGTAATAGTATTGCTAGGAGCAGAACAACTATAAATCCCAATAATTAAAGCAAAACTTACCAAGCATAACGCCAAAAACCTTTTCATCTTCTACTTACCTTTGTAAACCGCCCTTCCAGCCAACCAATAGCTACATCTAACAATAAAGCGATCGCGGCGGCGGGAACAGCACCCGCTAAAATTAGATCGTTATTTAACGTTGCAATCCCTCTAAATACAAATTCGCCCAAACCCCCCGCACCAATCGCCGCCGCAATAGTCGCCACCCCAACGCCAATTACCGCCGCTACTCTCACTCCTGCCAAAATTACCCCCAAAGCTAAAGGAATTTCTACTTGCAATAATAACTGGCGGCTAGTCATTCCCATCCCTTTACCAGCTTCCCGAATCGCCGGATCGATATTAATAATCCCTGTATAAGTATTGCGAATAATCGGTAAAAAAGAATATAAAGTTAGGGCAATAATTGCCGTGCGATCGCCAATCCCGCCAATATAGGGAATAGGTAGCAAAAAACCAAACAGCGCCAAGCTAGGGATAGTTTGCAGGATATTAGCAATCCCTAAAATTGGTTGACGCAGATTTGCTTGACGAGTAATAACGATTCCCAAAGGAATACCGATAATTGTGGCAAAAAATATCGCTGTACCAACTAAAAATAAATGTTTACCTGTAGCTGCAAAGATATCAGAACCATATTTAACTAAGAAAAAATCGCTAATATTCACGGTTTGAACATCCCTAAACAGTCTAAAAAAGCGATCGCTTCGCTTTGAGAAGATTTTAAAAATTCTGTGGGGGTTTCTAATACTACCAAGCGTCCGGTTTCCATTAAACCAATGCGAGACGCAAGTACAAAAGCTTCTTGGATATCGTGAGTTACAAAAATCACAGTTTTATTTAATTGCTGTTGCAGCTTGCGAAACTCTTGTTGCAACTCTAAGCGCGTAATTGGATCTAATGCGCCAAAAGGTTCATCCATTAATAATATCGGCGGATCGGCAGCTATAGCCCTTGCTACGCCTACTCTTTGGCGTTGTCCTCCCGATAATTCGTGGGGATAGCGATCGCTAAACTGTACCGGATCTAACCCAACCAACTGCAATAACTCATGAACCCGCGCTTTAATCTGTTTGGGATTCCAGCCTTCTAAAGAGGGAACTAAACCAACATTGCGGGCGATCGTAAAGTGAGGAAATAAGCCAATTTCTTGAATTACATAGCCAATAGTACGCCGCAACTTAATTAAATCCCAATCCTTTGTCGATCGCCCATTTACCCTAACTTCCCCTCCAGTAGGCATAAATAAACCATTAATTAGCTTCATCGTAGTAGTTTTGCCGCTACCACTGCGCCCTAAAAGTATTAAAGCTTCTCCTTGATGGACGGAAAAATTGAGATTGGAGACTAGAGAGCGATCGCCCACGCTAAAAGTAACATTATCAAATTCAACAGCAATTTCTCGATCTTCTGGCATGGTTGGCTAGAACAATAATAGGTCTATGAACGGGCGATCGCGGGATACAGGGAAAAATATGATAATGCCTGGTAAGGGCTTAAATCTTCCTAAACCAACTGTAAATATAGAAGACAATACTATGAATTCCTTTGAATCTATCAAAATCGAGGGCTACCGTCGCTTATTTGACGTTGAAGTTGAGATGCGACCCTTGACAGTGATGATTGGTGCTAATGGTGTAGGTAAAACTT from Synechocystis sp. PCC 7509 includes these protein-coding regions:
- the glcD gene encoding glycolate oxidase subunit GlcD; the protein is MLVEASKQRNWKPIIKQFEAIVGTKGVVQRREELITYECDGLASYRQRPEVVVLPRTTEQVAEIVKVCDRNSIAFIARGAGTGLSGGALPTENCVLIVTALMRQIIDIDLENQRVTVQPGVINNWVTQAVSGAGFYYAPDPSSQIICSIGGNVAENSGGVHCLKYGVTTNHVLGLKLVLPDGSITDVGGQIPEMPGYDLTGVFVGSEGTLGIATEITLKILKTAESICVLLADFTSIEAAAAAVSDIISAGIIPAGMEMMDNLSINAVEDVLATNCYPRDAEAILLVEVDGLQVEVDEMKKRIAAICKQNGARNVTSAKDIETRNKLWKGRKAAFAAAGHLSPDYYVQDGVIPRTKLSFVLQEIENLSKKYGYKIANVFHAGDGNLHPLILYDNAVPGAFEKVEELGGDILKLCVQVGGSLSGEHGIGADKKCYMPNMFTEVDLETMQYIRTAFNPKGLANPDKIFPTPRTCGEAANAQNLKQFEKVELF
- a CDS encoding ABC transporter permease, with protein sequence MNISDFFLVKYGSDIFAATGKHLFLVGTAIFFATIIGIPLGIVITRQANLRQPILGIANILQTIPSLALFGFLLPIPYIGGIGDRTAIIALTLYSFLPIIRNTYTGIINIDPAIREAGKGMGMTSRQLLLQVEIPLALGVILAGVRVAAVIGVGVATIAAAIGAGGLGEFVFRGIATLNNDLILAGAVPAAAIALLLDVAIGWLEGRFTKVSRR
- a CDS encoding glycine betaine ABC transporter substrate-binding protein, which encodes MKRFLALCLVSFALIIGIYSCSAPSNTITIGSKDFTEQDILGELLVQHIEANTKLKVNRRLHLGGTFICHEAIKAGQIDAYVEYTGTAFTTILKQKAITDPQKVYQQLKQDYAKQFQLEVMPPLGFQNTFAMIIRGDEARAKNLQTISQAAKYTPQWQAGFGYEFSEREDGLPGLSKTYNLKFTKPPKIIDLGLLYQALQQKQVDIVAGNSTDGAIPRLDLVVLTDDKQYFPPYEATPIVRQSVLKQHPELQSVIAQLSGLIDEKQMQRLNYLVEGEKQNVKQVVSEFLLAKKLIK
- a CDS encoding ATP-binding cassette domain-containing protein, producing MPEDREIAVEFDNVTFSVGDRSLVSNLNFSVHQGEALILLGRSGSGKTTTMKLINGLFMPTGGEVRVNGRSTKDWDLIKLRRTIGYVIQEIGLFPHFTIARNVGLVPSLEGWNPKQIKARVHELLQLVGLDPVQFSDRYPHELSGGQRQRVGVARAIAADPPILLMDEPFGALDPITRLELQQEFRKLQQQLNKTVIFVTHDIQEAFVLASRIGLMETGRLVVLETPTEFLKSSQSEAIAFLDCLGMFKP